A single region of the Sorghum bicolor cultivar BTx623 chromosome 9, Sorghum_bicolor_NCBIv3, whole genome shotgun sequence genome encodes:
- the LOC8061115 gene encoding protein PLASTID MOVEMENT IMPAIRED 15: MEGKMEQNSGEIRSGEAMSIFGQSIDVRRSGRSRRTRRATHKKFSPANDSPARPSLERLHQRRAVVTERERGRAESELSRATGMAQELEQQIEQANAMARSSHRSELQRTHPSGSGSTRRKKLGLLVDAEAPGADQPRGQSNTLLVEVMQELDRVKRELRDLQREVKSARETPTPTPTPGAMSPGSRPLDGAEREAGEDNEERGRGIVELAVAGGFREGVQATRALADVLRRDRSLGDPSDPEDRFATASSSDVGLESADTAVVVPATEEAGHAESALTIVQHGEHEHDGSSSRQAAESELTSARVELESIKEEGARFTGSVERTRMETARVTEEIVLLAEQEERASAQVQQLNARLLRARTRLDAATAADERAEAVLAELSAALRQLGEETEAAEKDRTLTELENQCVREDADTVGAEIAAVELRVRESVKELEAARASEAVATAKLRAAVEAATLARAAVMSQQTSGNVTIARFEYEYLSGRPEVVRTVAEKKVAAAKAWAEALRAGEKEIEMRIEMIEKEMAETRAKEADGTDGTSGEEPEPRVGLQRAQTRRRPALRDAVEPDTSRTTGTSGTPSSSVVVRKQRPPSFSIKSKKTRTVVSMYLKAVTGKCGG, encoded by the exons ATGGAGGGTAAAATGGAGCAGAACTCGGGAGAGATCAGATCAGGAGAGGCCATGAGCATCTTTGGTCAGAGCATCGACGTGAGGAGGTCTGGGAGGAGCAGGAGAACGAGAAGAGCCACCCACAAG AAATTCTCGCCTGCGAACGACTCGCCGGCGAGACCCAGCCTGGAGAGGCTGCACCAGCGCAGGGCCGTCGTCACGGAGCGAGAGCGCGGCCGTGCCGAGTCCGAGCTGTCGAGAGCAACTGGCATGGCGCAGGAACTGGAACAGCAGATCGAGCAGGCTAACGCCATGGCGAGGTCTTCTCACAGGTCGGAGCTCCAAAGAACACATCCCAGCGGCAGCGGTAGCACCAGGAGGAAGAAGCTGGGGCTGTTGGTGGACGCCGAGGCACCCGGCGCCGACCAGCCTCGGGGTCAGAGCAACACGCTGCTCGTCGAGGTGATGCAGGAGCTGGACCGCGTCAAGAGGGAGCTCCGGGACCTGCAGCGCGAGGTGAAGTCCGCGAGggagacgccgacgccgacgccgacgcccggAGCGATGAGCCCCGGTTCGCGTCCCCTCGACGGCGCGGAGCGAGAGGCCGGCGAGGATAACGAGGAGCGTGGCCGTGGAATAGTGGAGCTCGCCGTGGCCGGCGGATTCCGCGAGGGGGTGCAGGCCACGAGGGCGCTTGCCGACGTGCTGCGAAGAGACAGGAGCCTCGGAGATCCGAGCGACCCTGAGGACAGGttcgccacggcgagcagctcTGACGTGGGACTCGAGTCCGCGGACACGGCGGTGGTGGTGCCAGCGACGGAGGAGGCGGGCCACGCCGAGTCCGCACTGACGATCGTGCAACACGGTGAGCACGAACACGACGGCAGCTCGTCACGGCAGGCCGCGGAGTCCGAGCTGACCTCGGCGAGGGTAGAGCTGGAGTCCATCAAGGAAGAGGGAGCCCGGTTCACCGGCTCCGTGGAACGCACGCGCATGGAGACGGCGCGTGTCACCGAGGAGATCGTCCTTCTCGCCGAGCAGGAAGAGAGGGCCAGCGCGCAGGTGCAGCAGCTGAACGCCAGGCTTCTCAGGGCCAGGACCCGGCTGGACGCCGCCACGGCCGCTGACGAGAGGGCCGAGGCGGTGCTCGCCGAGCTGTCGGCCGCGCTGCGGCAGCTGGGCGAGGAGACCGAGGCGGCGGAGAAGGACAGGACGCTGACGGAGCTGGAGAACCAGTGCGTCAGAGAGGACGCGGACACCGTCGGCGCCGAGATCGCGGCGGTCGAGCTGAGGGTCAGGGAGTCGGTCAAGGAGCTCGAGGCGGCGAGGGCGTCGGAGGCCGTGGCGACGGCGAAGCTCAGGGCCGCCGTCGAGGCCGCGACGCTGGCCAGAGCGGCGGTCATGTCGCAGCAGACGTCCGGGAACGTGACGATCGCCAGGTTTGAGTACGAGTACCTGTCCGGCCGCCCCGAGGTCGTCCGGACCGTCGCCGAGAAGAAGGTGGCCGCGGCGAAGGCGTGGGCGGAGGCGCTGCGCGCCGGCGAGAAGGAGATAGAGATGCGGATCGAGATGATCGAGAAGGAGATGGCAGAAACGAGGGCCAAGGAAGCGGATGGTACGGACGGCACGAGTGGAGAGGAGCCTGAACCGCGTGTTGGCTTGCAGCGCGCGCAGACGCGGAGGAGGCCGGCGCTGAGGGACGCCGTGGAGCCAGACACGTCGAGGACGACGGGGACGTCGGGGACACCGTCGTCGTCGGTGGTGGTGCGGAAGCAAAGGCCACCGTCGTTCAGCATCAAAAGCAAGAAGACGAGGACTGTGGTGTCCATGTACCTGAAGGCCGTCACCGGGAAATGTGGTGGATGA